TTCGGCCTTCCTCTATGGAAAATCAACCGTTCCTCCTGTCATTAGGAACCATCATGACAGGCAGGCGCGGCAGTATTCTTTTTCCCGGCATGGAAAGGTGCGGCAGAGAAACGGGCGGGAAATAACGGAGGGGCTCGGGGACTGCACGCAATAAGCCTTTACCATGCCTTTTGGCGCGTTTAACATACACCCATGGCAACTGACAAAAATATCACCATCCATACTTCCAAGGGCGACATCAAGCTGACGGTGTTTGCTTCCAAGACGCCCGTGACGGTGGCTTCCTTTCTGAATCTGGCTTCCAAGGGGTTTTATGACGGGCTCAAGTTTCACCGCGTGATTCCGGATTTCATGATTCAGGGCGGCGACCCCACCGGCACGGGCATGGGAGGTCCCGGCTACAGGTTTGAAGACGAGTGCCGCCCGGACCTCAAGCATGACGGCCCCGGCGTGCTTTCCATGGCGAACGCGGGCCCCGGCACCAACGGTTCCCAGTTCTTCATCACCCATGTGCCCACCGACTGGCTGAATGGCAAGCACACCGTCTTCGGCAAGGTGACGGAAGGCCAGAGCGTAGTGGATTCCATTAAGCAGGGAGACACCATCTCCGGCATTACGATTGAAGATAATGCGGATGATCTGTTTGCGGAACAGGCCGACCGCATTGCCGCGTGGAACAAGGCGCTTGGTAAATAACCTCATTCCGGAATTCATTCAGCGGAACGCGGCGCGGGGACGCCCGTTCCGCTGTTTTCCTCTCTCTGCTTTTTCAGCACATGGTTCTGGCTGTTCAAAACCTGCGCGTGCAGTATGGCGCGCGCGTCCTGTTCAATGACCTATCCTTTACAGTGGAGGATGGGGAAAGAATTGCCCTGGCGGGCCATAACGGCGCGGGAAAATCCACGCTGATGAAGTGCATCGCCGGTTTGAATGAACCGGATTCCGGCTCCATTATCAAATCCAGGCATTCCCAGGTGGGTTATCTGCCCCAGGAAGGAATTCATATCCGCGGGCGCAAATTGATTGATGAAGCCATGTCCGCTTTTGCGGACCTGATGGATCTTCAGGAGCGCATTGATGCCTTGACGCGGGAAATGGCGGGGCTGGATCCCCGTTCCGCCGCCTACTCTGAAGTTCTCAATGAAATCGGGGAACTGGAACTGGTGCTGCATGCC
This region of Akkermansia muciniphila genomic DNA includes:
- a CDS encoding peptidylprolyl isomerase, with product MATDKNITIHTSKGDIKLTVFASKTPVTVASFLNLASKGFYDGLKFHRVIPDFMIQGGDPTGTGMGGPGYRFEDECRPDLKHDGPGVLSMANAGPGTNGSQFFITHVPTDWLNGKHTVFGKVTEGQSVVDSIKQGDTISGITIEDNADDLFAEQADRIAAWNKALGK